Genomic window (Pieris rapae chromosome 12, ilPieRapa1.1, whole genome shotgun sequence):
TCAGGTTTTTATTCACTTTCTGTTTCACTCCATTACAGATTGTCCAGCAAACGAAAGATACGTCGAATGTGAGTTGGCAGTTTGTGAGAAATATTGTACGGACCTCGGAACTCCTCTAGGATGCCCTGGATTAGCCCCAGGCTGTTACATGCCCGCCTGTGTGTGCAAAGATTACTGGTTGAGAAACAAAGATGGGATCTGTGTGCCTTATCAAGATTGTGGTAaagaatcaaataaatattttatacaactttTATTTGACAAATCATTAATATTGGCTTTCAATTTGGTGCCTTAGTTGTTGTCTGTTAAGATGGCATCCTTTTTAATAGTGTCGTCGAATCGTAACGcgactttttataattaatattggttTCTTTTACAGACAAGGCAATGCGAATCGACAATCAACGAggtgcaatattattttagtaaatgtataattacgttaaacgtttaaaaaatattgttataattattaaacgaataattaaaagctaCGTATGTTCATATTGGTATTCGACTGAATATCCTTGATAACACTAAGTACCTGAATGCTTAGAAAGtcatttaattactttgtataataaagCTATGTAATTTCAAAGTTAACgctaattttatatgaaagtaAAACTTACTCCGCATCTGCTTAAGTGCattctattctatttataatttatatacataacatctttagcaacaatatttttttatgctgACTGTATACAGTATTTTATCCGAAGGGGTAGGCAGATGCCACGGATCCCCACTTGCAACGCTTCTGACATACCTCGCTTTCTCCACTTTTATGACATGCTAACCCTTCTCTAGCATGTCCTATGGATTCTCCCAGGTATTTACGACATGGCCTATCCGGCCCGATCTCGATTTTTGTCCTTTGATTTTATAGTCCAAAAATCAATTTCTCATTATTGTAGTCATGCATGgctttactaattaaaatgttttgtacatatacaaataaacaaatgagtggcgttacaaactttttaggtcttggcctcagatttgtgtatctgtttcataatcatttgtgagtctaataggcaagtaggtgatcatccTCCTGACAGACGCCGTTGACTTCAtgacgatattttccttcaccaatCGAGCggatattaaatgcgcacagcATAAAgtgcattggtgcacagccggggatcgaaactACGACCTCATGGTTGGCAGTCGATCGCTAAAGCTACtaaagccaacactgctcttagcacattttatatgtaataataatatttcatataaaataaaaatactccaCACATTATCCTATTACATATCCAATACAAACCTTGGACATAAATAGGAGACATAAATTCGTAGCATGTTGCCGTAACATCGTTGTATTAAGGTTATTTTATCACTTTCCTTTTATTCCTCACTTAGCGATATTAGGAAAGCTAATTGCGCAGGGAAGTGTTATCTTTGTACGTGACTGAAATCGGTGATACCCAGATTTAAAATAGTTGATTCCAATCAATACATTTCTTTATGTTACGATGTTTTTCCTTAGTCTTCAACTGTATGTATAGGGAGACTATGAAtctgtatgtattaaaaaataaaaatgtaaaataaataaataaataaataataaatagtatttgcCCT
Coding sequences:
- the LOC111001924 gene encoding venom serine protease inhibitor-like, yielding MLLQACVLIFCIVSINAMTADNEDAFDCPANERYVECELAVCEKYCTDLGTPLGCPGLAPGCYMPACVCKDYWLRNKDGICVPYQDCDKAMRIDNQRGAILF